The Haladaptatus cibarius D43 genome window below encodes:
- a CDS encoding CobW family GTP-binding protein, which produces MGDERIPITVVTGCLGAGKTTLINHVLDDPGDRSVAVVVNDVGEVNVDTELIQGATDDIVDLSNGCLCCQLQDDLRSTLALLRDSREFDCLLIEASGVSEPIPLARTLLGMDDEEVDPTDEYRLDTMVSVVDSVGFSKAFDTETGQLRDAGGGSQRPLTDVLVETVEFCDLLLLNKCDVLPDDSLDEVEALIRELQPNAELIRTIDGAVPPETILETGRFDFEEARRSPGWKHALASAGSTDHNTEHDHGEHSHREHGSKTEFVADRIETVVYERERPFHPNRLNAWLDDWDGNIARTKGVCWIAGWDDDAMGLNQAGPSVRCGSLGEWNPSERTTRLVLIGTDIDEDSVTAELDGCLIDANEEGTSWNPERGPFPRR; this is translated from the coding sequence GTCGTTACCGGCTGTCTCGGGGCGGGAAAAACGACGCTCATCAACCACGTGCTCGACGACCCCGGCGACCGCAGTGTTGCTGTCGTCGTCAACGACGTTGGGGAAGTGAACGTCGATACCGAATTGATACAAGGCGCGACCGACGACATCGTAGACCTCTCGAACGGCTGTCTCTGCTGTCAGCTTCAGGATGACCTTCGGTCAACGCTCGCGCTGTTGCGCGACAGCCGTGAGTTCGACTGCCTCCTCATCGAAGCGTCAGGCGTGAGCGAACCGATTCCGCTCGCTCGGACGCTCCTCGGGATGGACGACGAGGAAGTAGACCCAACAGACGAGTATCGCTTGGATACGATGGTTTCAGTCGTCGATAGCGTCGGCTTCTCGAAGGCATTCGATACGGAAACCGGTCAGTTACGCGATGCAGGCGGAGGTAGCCAGCGCCCATTGACCGACGTGCTGGTCGAAACCGTCGAGTTTTGCGATTTGCTCCTGTTGAACAAATGTGACGTGCTGCCCGATGATTCGCTGGACGAGGTCGAAGCGCTTATCAGGGAACTCCAGCCGAATGCGGAACTGATTCGGACGATAGATGGCGCCGTCCCGCCCGAAACGATTCTCGAAACCGGCCGATTCGATTTCGAGGAGGCGCGGCGCTCGCCGGGTTGGAAACACGCGCTGGCGAGCGCCGGAAGCACCGACCACAATACCGAGCACGACCACGGGGAACATTCCCATCGAGAACACGGTTCGAAAACCGAATTTGTCGCCGACCGAATCGAAACCGTCGTCTACGAGCGCGAGCGCCCGTTTCATCCGAACCGATTGAATGCATGGTTGGACGATTGGGACGGCAATATCGCCCGGACGAAAGGCGTCTGTTGGATAGCCGGGTGGGACGACGACGCGATGGGATTGAATCAGGCCGGGCCGTCGGTTCGATGCGGTTCACTCGGGGAGTGGAACCCAAGCGAGCGAACGACGCGACTCGTTCTCATCGGTACCGACATCGACGAAGACAGCGTTACAGCCGAACTCGACGGATGTCTCATCGACGCAAACGAAGAGGGGACTTCGTGGAATCCAGAGCGGGGACCGTTTCCGCGGCGCTGA
- a CDS encoding GNAT family N-acetyltransferase → MPEYRSIPAKRKREYEEFLHYAFRPEDGPKSDEDDDKPELGDRRGLFDGDDLLCVCKHYWFTTHIRGEWHEMAGLSTVASPPESRRGGLVQQMLADSLAEYRENEVYFSALWPFSYEFYRKYGWGTVNKYTKYETTPDALALGTEPAGEFRRLDADEWELLQSVFDTHSQKYALFTDRTEEWWRHRVFEGWKKDPYVYAWMQNGEQPEDARGYVVYTIEENDDGDGKRLKIWEMAHADDEAYRHLLRFVQYHDSQVETVELSYEPENTGLLDMVDDPRAVDCEIGTGPMFRLVDVPRALESIPYPNEISETLVLRVTDPLAEWNDGTFELDTDDIVLCDRTDDDPDVTLDVNTLSQLVAGYYSVEDAERFGTCSVESDDARPRLDSLFPKRDVFLREGF, encoded by the coding sequence ATGCCCGAATACCGCTCGATTCCCGCAAAACGCAAGCGGGAGTACGAGGAGTTTTTGCATTACGCCTTCCGTCCGGAAGACGGCCCGAAGTCGGACGAGGATGACGACAAACCGGAACTCGGTGACCGTCGGGGACTCTTTGACGGCGACGACCTTCTCTGTGTCTGCAAACACTACTGGTTCACTACGCACATTCGTGGCGAGTGGCACGAAATGGCCGGACTGTCTACCGTCGCCTCGCCGCCCGAAAGCCGTCGCGGGGGATTGGTACAGCAGATGCTCGCGGATTCGCTCGCCGAGTATCGTGAGAACGAGGTGTACTTTTCCGCCCTCTGGCCGTTCTCTTACGAATTTTATCGAAAGTACGGCTGGGGGACGGTGAACAAGTACACGAAGTACGAGACGACGCCCGACGCTCTCGCGCTGGGTACCGAACCGGCGGGCGAGTTTCGCCGACTCGATGCCGACGAGTGGGAACTGCTCCAATCAGTGTTCGACACACACAGCCAGAAGTACGCGCTTTTTACCGACCGAACGGAAGAGTGGTGGCGACACCGCGTTTTCGAAGGCTGGAAGAAAGACCCCTACGTGTATGCGTGGATGCAGAACGGCGAACAGCCGGAAGACGCTCGCGGCTACGTCGTCTACACCATTGAAGAGAACGATGACGGCGACGGAAAGCGACTCAAAATCTGGGAGATGGCCCACGCAGACGACGAAGCCTACCGCCACCTGCTTCGATTCGTTCAGTATCACGATTCGCAAGTCGAAACCGTCGAACTGTCCTACGAACCAGAAAACACGGGCCTTCTCGACATGGTGGACGACCCCCGAGCTGTGGACTGCGAGATTGGTACCGGCCCGATGTTCCGACTCGTGGACGTTCCCCGCGCCCTCGAAAGCATCCCCTATCCCAACGAAATTTCTGAAACCCTCGTCCTTCGCGTCACCGACCCGCTGGCGGAGTGGAACGACGGCACGTTCGAACTCGACACCGACGACATCGTCCTTTGCGACCGAACCGACGACGACCCGGACGTGACGCTCGACGTGAACACGCTTTCACAGCTGGTCGCAGGCTACTACTCCGTCGAGGACGCCGAACGATTCGGCACCTGTTCAGTCGAATCGGACGACGCCCGTCCCCGTCTCGACTCATTGTTTCCGAAACGGGACGTGTTCCTTCGGGAAGGATTCTGA